The genomic interval GCCTGGTTTTACTTTTTTCTTCTTTTTCACTTTGTGAACGAGTGATTTCTCAATATTATCTTCTTTTTTCTGACGAGATTTACGCTCAGTACGGTCTTTAATTTCAACAAGTTCTCCATTTTTAATATCTGAGTGAATAAATGAGAAACCTTTTTTCTCAATCTGGTTGATTAGATCTTCTTCTTCAGGCGTATACAGTGTAATTGCTATTCCTTTGTAATTACCACGACCTGTACGGCCAACTCGGTGTGTAAAGAAATCAATATCTCTAGGAATATCAAAGTTAAAGACATGACTGACACCTTCAATATCGATACCACGACTCGCAAGGTCACTTGCAATGACATACTGAAATTCTAAGTTTTTAATACGCTTCATCATTTGCGTACGTTCACGTGGTGCAAGTCCCCCGTGAATAATTCCGACTTTCATACCTTGATCCTGCAGGAACTCTGCTAGTTCATCAGCACGGTCACGACTATTTGCAAAGATAATGCCTAAATACGGATTACACGTTTCCATTACGCTTAATAACTTTTCTTTTTTATCATTACTTTTCGTTGGAACGAGATAGAACGTAATATTTTTATTCGTTTTATGATCAGGTTCAATTTCAATAAATTCCGGTTTAGATAAATACTTATTCAGGAATGGATGTAACGCTTTAGGAATTGTCGCTGAGAATACAGCAATTTGTGCTTCACGCGACACGTTTGCTGCGATTTTATCAACTGTCGGTAAAAATCCTAAATCAATCATTAAATCTGCTTCATCGACAACGACTGCATTTGCTAAATGGATATGCAAAACGTTCTCCTCTGCTAAATCTTTAATACGGTTCGGTGTACCGATTACGATTTGTGGCTGTACTTTAGATTTCTGAATATCTTTATTTTTATCAGTACCACCGATATAAAGCCCCGCTTTAATACCTTCTGCAAATGAAATTAAATGCTCACTTGCATCGTATAACTGTTTTGCAAGTTCACGTGTCGGTGCTAAAATAATTACTTGTGGCTGAATTA from Macrococcus armenti carries:
- a CDS encoding DEAD/DEAH box helicase encodes the protein MDKHPFEHFELAPYLIEAVKDLNFNQPTEIQRRVIPKLKKDTHLIGQSQTGTGKSHAFLLPLINKIDKELIQPQVIILAPTRELAKQLYDASEHLISFAEGIKAGLYIGGTDKNKDIQKSKVQPQIVIGTPNRIKDLAEENVLHIHLANAVVVDEADLMIDLGFLPTVDKIAANVSREAQIAVFSATIPKALHPFLNKYLSKPEFIEIEPDHKTNKNITFYLVPTKSNDKKEKLLSVMETCNPYLGIIFANSRDRADELAEFLQDQGMKVGIIHGGLAPRERTQMMKRIKNLEFQYVIASDLASRGIDIEGVSHVFNFDIPRDIDFFTHRVGRTGRGNYKGIAITLYTPEEEDLINQIEKKGFSFIHSDIKNGELVEIKDRTERKSRQKKEDNIEKSLVHKVKKKKKVKPGYKKKFRYELDKIKRNEKKAHSKRVNKQNRKG